Part of the Arthrobacter globiformis genome is shown below.
TCCCGGTGCTGCTGAACACCATCGCCGGCGTCCGGACCGTTGACCCGCTGCTGATCCGGGCAGCCCGCTCACTGGGACTGTCCAACTTCCAGCTGTTCCAAAAAGTGATCCTTCCGTCCGCCGTGCCCACCATCTTCACGGGCATCCGGATGGCCGGCACGTCCTCCATCCTCGTCCTGATCGCCGCCGAGATGGTCGGTGCCAAGGCCGGACTGGGCTACCTGATCGTCAATTCCCAGATGAGCTTCCTCATCCCGGACATGTACGCGGGCATCCTGACCGTGTCCCTGCTCGGCCTGCTGGTCAACTACCTCCTGGTTGCCGTCGAACGCCACTTCTCCCGCTGGCGGACCGGCGTCGGATCCCGGACCGCCTGAACCGCCCGCTCCCAACCCAAGGAACCAGATCATGCCTGAACGCACCACTGCCAAAGCCGGCGGCGCACGCCAGCTCCACCTGAATGCCTTCCTGATGAGCACCGGACACCACGAGGCGTCCTGGCGGCTGCCCGAAAGCGACAGCTTCGCCGGAACGCAGGTGGCACACTTCCAGCAGCTCGCCCGTACCGCCGAACGCGGCACCTTCGACTCGATCTTCTTCGCCGACTCGCCCGTGCTGCACGGCGACGTGCGCCAGCGCCCCTATGGGACGCTCGAGCCCACGGTCCTGCTCAGTGCCATCGCTGCCGTGACCAAACGGATCGGGCTGATCGGCACCGCCTCCACCACCTACAACGATCCCTACAACCTGGCACGCAGGTTCGCCTCGCTGGACCACATCAGCGGCGGCCGGGCCGGCTGGAACGTGGTGACAACGGCCGGCGAGGCCGCGGCGCGGAACTTCTCGCTGGAGGACCAGCCCGCACACTGGCGCCGTTACGAGCGCGCCGCCGAGTTCCTGGACGCCGCCAGGAAGCTCTGGGACAGCTGGGAAGACGACGCCGCGGTGGGGGACAAGGCGGCCGGGGTCTGGGGGGACAGCTCACGCGTCCACGCCGTCAACCACACCGGCCGCTACTTCCGGATCCAGGGTCCCCTGGACGTGCCGCGTTCACCCCAGGGCCACCCGGTGATCGTGCAGGCCGGCTCTTCCGAAGACGGTAAGGACTTCGCCGCCCGCTACGCCGAGGCGGTGTTCACCGCGCAGCAGACACTGGCCGAGGCACAGCGCTTCTATGCCGAACTGAAGCGGAAGACGGCCGCCGTGGGCCGCAACCCGGAACACATCAAGATCCTGCCCGGCATTGTTCCGGTTATCGGCTCCACCGAGCACGAGGCGCGGCGGCTGGAGAAGCAGCTTGATGAGCTCATCCATCCTGAGCACGCACGGAAGCAGCTGGCCGGAGTCCTCCGGGTCTCGCCCGAATCCCTACCGCTTGATGCGCAACTGCCCGAGGACCTCCCCTCGGAGGATGCGATCGAAGGGGCCAAGAGCCGGTACACCTTGATCGTGGAGCTCGCCCGGCGCGAGCGGCTCACCGTCCGGCAGCTCATCGGCAGGCTCGGGGGCGGCCGCGGGCACCGCACCTTCTCCGGAACGCCCGAGCAGGTGGCGGATGCCATTCAGGAGTGGTTCGAGAAGGGCGCGGCCGACGGCTTCAACATCATGCCGCCGGTGCTGCCTTCGGGCCTGGACGCCTTCGTGGACCACGTCATCCCGATCTTGCGGTCCCGCGGACTGTTCCGCCAGCAGTACACGGGGCGCACGCTGCGTGAGCACTACGGGCTGCCGCGGCCCGCGAGCGGTTTTGCCCCTGCAGAGTCCGCTGAGCCGGCTGCTTAGGCTTCCCGCTGCTCCTGGAGGGGCTTCTGCTCCTGAAGCGGCCTCCGGGCCAGCCAGGCAGCGACGATTGCGCCTGAGATGTTGTGCCAGAGGGAAAACACGGCGGACGGCAGCGCGGCCAGCGGGGTGAAGTGGGCCGTGGCCAGCGTTGCCGCCAGGCCGGAGTTCTGCATGCCGACCTCGAACGCGAGTGCCCTGCGAGCCTTGTCGTCCAGGCGGCCGAGCTTGCCGGCCAGGTAGCCGAGCCCCAGGCCGAAGCCGTTGTGCAGCACCACGGCCAGGAACACAATGCCGCCTGCGGCCACGATCTTGCTGGCGCTTCCCGCCACTACGACCGCCACGATGAGGGAAATCACGACGGCGGAGGCCCAGGGGAGTGCCGGCAGCGCCTTCGCGACGAGCTTCTTGAGGAACAGCCGGGCCAGCAGGCCAGCGATCACCGGCAGCAGCACGGTCTTGACGATGTCCAGCACCATGGCGCCGGCATCGATGGTCAGGAAGGAACCGGCCAGGAACAACACCAGGACGGGCGTGACCACCGGGGCGATGAGCGTGGATACGCTGGCGACGGCGACGGAAAGGGCCACATCGCCCTTGGCCAGGAACGCCATCACGTTGGAGGCGGTGCCGGAGGGCGCGCAGCCCACGAGGATCAGACCAACTGCCAGCGAGGGCTCCAGATGTAGGAGGGTGGCGATCGCCCAGCCGGCCCCGGGCATGATCACGTAGTGGGCCACGATGCCCAGCACCACGGCCCAGGGCCTGCGGGCCACGGCCGCGAAGTCGGGCGGCGTCAGCGTCAGCCCCATGCAGAACATGATGATTCCCAGCAAGTACGGGACCGCCGGGCCGAGGGGTTTGAAGGCGCCGGGAAGCAGGAATCCGGCAACGCCGGCCGCGAGCACCAGGAGCGGGAAGACGGTCACTGCGACGCGGGCAATCCTGGCTTCCGCGGCGAGGGCCGGGTTCAGGGGTGCAGCGTCGGCCTCCGTGGCCGAGGGAGGGGTTACGGGGTCTTTTGTTGCCTCAAGCATTCAATAATGCTGGCACCGCCGGGGAGCGGTGGCCAGTTCGTGAACTGATGTCTGACAAATGTGTCGCGCCTCAGAAAGTTCCTCAGCGAAAGACCCGGTCCGGCTCGCCGTCGATGCGATACTGGATTGCACCGGATCGGGACTCAAGGGGACGGAATGATCCTAGACACGGCAACACTGCGGATCGCCTTTGCCGCGATGGCCCTGGTCCTGGCCCTGCTGTTCTACTTTTCCACGTTCCGCAGTACCCGCTCGCCGTACAGCGCGTGGTGGTGTGCCGCCCTGCTCCTGTTTCTCTCGGGATCGGCGTCGTTACTTCTCAACGGCACGCCCCAGCAGATCTGGGCCAACCCGCTGGGCAACGTCCTGCTGGTGTGCGGCGCGGCGAGCGTCTGGGCAGGGGCGCGCTCGCTGCGGAACCTGAAGCACAACTTGTGGCTCTCGGTTGCGCTGCCGGTCATTGCCGGCGCCGCCGCGGCACTGGACGCGCCGGCGTCCAACGTCTGGGCCGGGGGCGCGGTGTTCCTGGCGTCCATGGCCGTGCTGATTGGCTTGGCTTCGCACGAGCTGTGGCGGCTGGAGCCTGGCTATTCCCGGGTCCGGATCCCCATGGCCATAGCAGCGGGCGGGGTGGCGGTTTTCTATTTCTGCCGGCTGGTTGTATTCCTCATTCAGGGGCAGGATGGTCCCGTTTTTGTCACATATTTTGGATCGGCCGTGACCACCATGGTCACCATGGTGCTGCTGGTGGTGGTTTCCTTCAGCATGGCGGGGCTGAGCACCGAGCAGCAAACGCGGGCGCTGCGCACGGTCGCCACCCAGGACGGGCTCACTGGCCTGCTTAACCGCGGCGCCTTCCTGGAGGCGGCAGCCGAAGAACTGGAACGCAGCAAGGCCGCCAGCAGCGGCGGCTCGCTGATCCTCGCAGACCTGGACCACTTCAAGTCAGTAAACGACACCTTCGGCCACGCGGCGGGCGACCTTGCACTGCGGGCCTTTGCCCAGGCGTGCAGCGCGTCGGTTCGGTCCACGGACGTTGCCGGGCGCTACGGCGGCGAGGAGTTCATCCTCCTGCTTCCCGGTGCGGGCCCAAAGAGCGCGGAAATCATTGCGGGTGAAATCAGCAGGAGGCTGGCAGAGCAGCACATCCCTGAAGTGTTGCGGATGCCGACCGTCAGCTACGGCATTTCCACCTACAACGCGAAAACCGCTGACCTCGACGAGGTGATCGCGGCTGCCGACGTCGCTCTTTATGAAGCCAAATCACAGGGGCGGAACCGCACGGTCAGGGGCTGAAGCGGAGATGCGCGGAGCTTCTGCCTCTTAAGGCAGGCACCGGATCCGGAATGCATGGGGGACAATCCGGACCCGGCGATCCTGACTCGCAGCCGGAGTCTGCGGTCTTTCATCAGGCATAGCCAGTGTGTTCCCCCCTCCTTGTAGAAAAGTGGGAGCACCTTGGGGGTGGCCGTGTTCCGCCGCCCCCAAGGCAGCGGAACACGGCGGTTTCTCAGCTCTGTTAGGCCGCGCGCACGAATGTGACAGGACCAGTGGCCGTGAGCCAGGACAGCGGGTGGGCCATGGTGGCGTTGATGCCGTTCATGCCGCCGCTGATCACCTTGCCGCCGCCGGCGTAGATGGCCACGTGGCCGGACTGCACAATCATGTCACCGGGCTGCGGGGTGGAGACGACCCTGCCGTGGCTCAGGAACTGCATCGGCGCGAGGTCACCCACGCGGATGCCGGCGGCGCCGAGGGCCTTCTCCACCATGGCGGTGCAGTCCTGCGTGATGCCGATCTGGGCATAGGCGGACGCCAGCATCGTGGCATTGACGCCTGCAGCGGCCTTGACGGGCGCCTTAGGTGCGGGAGCCGCAGCCTTGATGGTGACCTTCGGTGCGGGTGCGGCTGGCGCGGCTGCAGCCTTGGCGGGCGCAGCAGCCGGGGCGGCAGTGACGGAGGCGGCAGGTGCCGTAGCCGTCTTGACCGCAGGCTTCGCGGCCGGCTTTTCGACGACGACGGGGGCCGCCACCACGGGAGCCGGGGCCGACTTGACGGCGGGGCGTTCAAACTCGATCTTGACGCTGGAAGCGGCACTGAGGGGAGTCTGAGTCTGGCCAGCCGTCGCGGGGGCGGCGGCGGGAGCCTGGGCCTGCTGGGCCGGAGCGTTAGCGGCATTGGCCGCGACGCTGCCGGTGAAGGCCAGGCCGGATGCTGCAAGGATGGCCGCAGCACGGCGGCCAGAAATAAAGCGGAACGACATGAAGAAGCCTCTCCCGATGCCTGCGAGGTGAGCTGTCGGATTCGGATGGGAGGCACCCGGCCGCGGTCCTGAGCGTGGTCAGGAACTGCGCGGCTTCACCCCAAGGCCCGCTTCAAGCAGGCCGAAAGTGGTTTCCCCGTCTCTGCCGGACATGGGTTTTCGATTGGTTCCTCGGGCTGCGGCAGAGTTAGGCAATCAGCGCGGGAGTGCCTCATCGGTGAAAAAGGCACGTTTTCCACCGTACGGGAGGCCTTCCTCAATGTCACATTAAGGTAACGGGGCCGTGTCGTTTATTTCCACTTGCCCCGCTTGAGGTAGGGGGCCGAGGGCTGATTAGTGTGTTGAAAGTCACTCGGTTGCGTTGAGTTTCCCGGCGAGCCGTTCCCGCATCTGGATGCTGGCCGAGTTAAGGCCGATCAATTCCACCTCACGGCCGTGCCGGCGGTACTTCTCGGTGACCGCGTCCAGCACGGCGATGGTGGAGGCATCCCACAGGTGCGAGGCGTGCAGGTCGATCACTACGCCGTGGATGTCCGGCTCGGCGTCGCGGGCGTAGTCGAACTGCGTGTAGAGATCGTTGGAAGAGGCGAAGAACAGTTCGCCGTCCACCGTGTAGGTGGCCATCGTCAGGCCGTTGAGCTCCACTTCCGTCCGCTCCACGGTGGCGAAATGGGCCACCCGGCGCGCGAACATCGCCATCGCCGCCAGCACCCCGACGCCGACGCCGATCGCCAGGTTGTGAGTGACCACCACCGTGCCCACGGTGATCAGCATGACGGCGGTTTCCGACTTGGGCATCCGCTTTAGGGTGGCGGGTGCAATCGAGTGCCAGTCAAAGGTGATGGCCGAGATGAAGATCATCACGGCCACGAGGGCGGCCATGGGGATGAGGCCCACGATGTCGCCCAAGGTGACTACCAGCACCAGCAGGAAGACGCCCGCGAGGAATGTGGAAACCCGGCTCCGGGCGCCGGAGCCCTTGACGTTGATCATTGTCTGCCCGATCACCGCGCAGCCGCCCATGCCGCCCAGGAACCCGGTGACGATGTTGGCCACGCCTTGGCCCCAGGATTCGCGGGTCTTGTTGGAGCGGGTATCGGTGATGTCGTCCACCAGCTTGGCAGTCATCAGGGATTCCAGCAGCCCCACGAGCGCCATGGACAGCGAGAACGGTGCGATGGTTTGGAAGGTTTCCCACGTCACAGGCACATTCGGGATGAACAGCGTGGGCAGGCTTTCCGGCAGTTGGCCCTTGTCCTGGACGGTGGGGACGTCGATCCCGGCGACCACGGCGAGGACCGTCAGGAGGACGATGGCCACCAAAGGTGACGGCACCGCCGTCGTAATCCGGCGGAAGCCGATGACGATCAGCAGGCCCACGGCGGCCAGTGGATAGACGGGCCAGGGAACCCCGATCAGTTCCGGCAGTTGGGCCATGAACACGAGGATGGCCAGCGCGTTCACGAAGCCCACCATCACCGAGCGCGGGATGAATCGCATGAGCCGTGTGACGCCCAGGACTGCGAGCAGGATCTGGAAGACCCCGGCGAGGATTACCGCGGCGATCAGGTGGTCCAGTCCGTGGCTGCGCATCAGCGGCGCGATCACCAGCGCGACGGCGCCGGTTGCGGCCGAGATCATGGCGGGCCTGCCGCCCATAAAGGAGATGGTCACCGCCATGGTGAAGGAGGCGAACAGCCCAATTCTCGGGTCCACTCCGGCGATCACGGAGAATGCGATGGCTTCCGGAATGAGGGCGAGGGCCACCACCAGTCCGGCGAGGGCCTCGGTCTTGAGGCGCCGCGGGGAACGGAGTGTGGCCCGGACGGACTGGAGCTGTTCGGGCTTCATAAACTCTATTTCTTGGTCTGGCGGTAGCGCTCGATCTGCTTCAGCCGCCGCAGGAGGCTGTCGCGCCGCGGGTGGGGGACGGCGTCGGGCGCCTCGGCGGTGAGGTCGATGTGTTTGGTGCCGTACTGCCACAGCAGGAGGTCATCCAGCAGGCGGTCCGGGCCGGGGGAGTAGCGGTGGTCCAGGGCCCTGCGGACCTCGGTGATCCGGTTGGCGCTGAGCAGTCCGGCAAGCTGGACGGTCTGCTTGAGTCCGTGGGCCGCCAGGAGTTCGGCTGCCCATCCCCAGTCGTCATCTACTTTACGGTCTACGTGGGGGAGCAGGGTGCGCCAGACGTCGCGGATGCGGTTGGGGGTGAGCTGCGCCGCGCCCTCTCCGTCTACGTCCCAGTAGCTGCGGACCTCCTCGTAGCGTTCATGCAGGTCGGCGAAGGCGGTCTCCACTGTCTCCAGCATTGCAGCGGTGGCGGTGAACTGGCGGTCGAAGTGCGGCGTCCAGGCCCGCGGGTCCTCGGCCTTGAACCGGATGTCGTGCTCGATCTCGCTCCACGCGTGCGCGAACACGGTGCGGATCTGGCATTCGAAGAAGTAGCTGCCGTTGGGCTGGACTTCGGGGTTGAAGACCTGCTGGTAGTTCTTGACGACGTCGTTTTGGATGGTGCGCAGGATCAGGTGCCGGCTGGAGTAGCCGTACGTTCCGGACTCGATCGAGCCAATGTCCTTTTCGCGGTCGCCGCGGCAGTCGAAGAGGTGCCGCTGGCGCTTGATCAGGTTGGCCACCAGTGCGTTCTCCGCCGGCAGCTTGGTGATGACGCGCACGCCCACCATGTCGTTGAGGGTGCGGAACGGGTCCGGGAACTTCAGGAGCCTTGGGCCGCCGGGCTCCAGCGGCTCCTCGGTGCGGGAGATCTTCTCGCGGAAGGAATCGACTGACTTGGTCCGGCCGGTGACGAAGAGCGGCGTGACCTCGGTGTCCTTGAGCATGGTCCGCAGTATCTGCAGGACTTCCCGGGTGACAAGCTTTAGGGCAGGCCGGACGCGCTCATAGAGCTCCACGTTTTCCTGCACGGAGTCGCGCTGAGTGACGTCCAGGCGATCCCAGTTGCTTGCCATGGTTCCAAACTATCAAGGCGGTGCGACAGCGGGGCCGGTGACACCCTTGCCACTGCAGCCCCTTCCGCCCCACGGAAGCGGCGTCCATGTAGGCTCGGAGCATGGCTGTTGTGCGCCGCTGTGCCCTCAACCCCGGACCCCGGGCGCGCGGGAGCCGGCAAGGAGGGGCCCGGCGCCCCGTTCGAAGGATCCTAGGAGGATGCAGTGAAGCGGCAGAAGTACCACTACGGTGACCACCCCAGCCAGTGGGGTGAGCTCTTCCTGCCGGAAACACCTGCGTCACGCAACGGCAAGCCGCCATCGCCGCGCGGCATCGTTGTGGTGATCCACGGCGGCTACTGGCGCTCGCAGTACGGGGCTGAACTGGGCGAACCGCTGGCGAAGGACCTCGCGGCGCACGGCATCGTGGCCTGGAACCTGGAGTACCGCCGGGCGGGCAACGGCGGCGGGTGGCCGCGGACGTTCGAGGATGTCCTCGCCGGGATCGACAAGCTCCGTGAGGTGGCCGGCGAGCACGACCTCGACCTGAATCGCGTGGTGGCGCTGGGGCACTCCGCCGGCGGGCACCTGGCCGTCTGGGCGGCCGGCCGGGACCGGCTTGCAGGACTCGGCGCGCCCGACGCCGACCGGCAGGTCGCCAGGAACCTCAACGGCGAGGCCGTCCACCTGACCGGCGTCGTCAGCCAGTCCGGGCTGCTCAATCTCGCGCAGGCGGAGTGGCACGACCTCAGCAACGGTGCCGTCAGTAACTTTCTGGGCGGGTCCGCCGAGAGGTACCCCAAGCGCCACAAGTACGCCGATCCGATGAGCGCCGTGCCGCTCACCATCCCGGTCTATGCGGTCCACGGGCTTGAGGACGACACCGTGCCGGTGAGCCAGTCCGAGGCCTACGCCACGGCCGCCCGCGCAGCCGGAGCCCCAGTCCAGGTGGTCAGGGTTCCGGGCGACCACTTCGCGCTGATCGACCCGAAGGCCCCGTCGTACCGAAAGTGCCGCGAGCTGGTGCAGGAGCTGCTGCTGCTTTAGAGGCGGGAACTACACTGACGTCCGTTCGTTGCATTGACGTGGGCTCAGGAAGTGAATGCATTCCGGCGGTAAGTATGCTTATCATCTATCGCAAAAGCCCGCACACGTCACAACGGAGGAATATTGAACATGGCCCGCAACGCGCCACGCCTGTCCCGCGTGGTCCAGCGCCCCGCGATGCGGACGCCGGTTGCTAGTGGCACCGGCATGGGGGACTCTTGTAGTTGGGGGAAAATCAGCATATTTCGATCATGGGTTTCACTAGGAGATACACATGGGTGAGCCCGGCAGGAAGCGGACAGCATGATCCGGCTCCGCAAATTGGCGCGCGCGGCGTCTGTCCTGACAACTCCTCTAGCCCCGGAGGACATCCTCGCGCTCTTTGATCCGGTGTTCTCCGCCCGGCAGCTGCGCGGCGTGGTCACCAAGGTTGTGCCCGAAACGGCGGATTCAGCCACCATCCATTTCCGGCCCGGCCGCGGCTGGAAGGCCCATAAAGCAGGCCAGTGGGCGCGGATCGGCGTGGAGCTCGACGGCGTCCGGCACTGGCGCTCCTATTCGCTCAGCGCCCCGGCGGGCGAGGATCCCGCCATCACTGTGAGTGACATGGGCGCAGTGTCCGGTGTCCTGGTCCGGAACACACGGCCAGGGGACATCCTGTTCCTGGCGCCCCCGCAGGGCGACTTCGTTCTCCCCGAACATCCGCGGCCGCTCCTGATGCTCACCGCGGGCAGCGGCATCACCCCCGTGATGTCCATGGTGCGCACGCTGGTGCCGCACCGCCCCGACGCCGATGTGGTCCTGGTCCATTCCGCCCGCAGGCCGGAGGATAGTATTTTCCGTGAGGAACTGTCCGAGCTCGCGGACCAGTTCCCCAACTTCCGCGTCACCCACTGGTTTACCGGGGAGCGTGGCCGGATGGACTTCGGCTCGGCCGCCGGACTCGACAGCCTGTGCCCCGACTGGCGCCGCCGCGCTGCCTACGCCTGCGGCCCGGAAGGGTTCCTCGATGACGCAGAAGCCCTGTGGGCCGCCGAAGCGGCCGCCCATCCCAAGGACTCCAAGTCCGCCCGCGCAGAAGGGGCCACCGGCCCGTTCGCGGCGGACCCCGTCAACCTCATTATCGAGCGCTTCAACACCAGCCTGCTCGGCGGCGAAGGGCATGACGGCGGACTGGTCACCTTTGAGGCCTCCGACCGTGAGGTGGAGGCCGACGGCGACACCCCCCTGCTCGACGTCGGCGAAGACGCCGGCGTCCTCATGCCCAGCGGCTGCCGCATGGGCATCTGCCACAGCTGCCTGCTGCCCCTGCGTGCAGGGCAGGTCCGGGACCTCCGCACCGGCGAAGTCCACGGTGAACCGGGCCAACTAATCCAGACGTGCGTTTCGGCAGCTGCCGGGCCCGTTAACCTCGAGATCTGAGGAGCATCACAAGCATGACTGCAATATCCGATCGCACAGCCGCGAGCACGAAGTCCACCGACAGCGTCTCCACGGACAAGCCGGTTACGAAGCCGAGGCCGGGGGCACTGGCCGCCTCCGGCCGGCCCACCGTGCGCCCGCCCGCCGCGGCGCACCTGTCCGACGAGCAGGTGGCAGAGCTCGGCCGCGAACTGGACGCCATCAAGGATGACATCCTCGCCAAGCGCGGAGCCTCCGACGCCGCCTACATCCGGCGGGTGATCAAGATCCAGCGCGGGTTGGAGATCGCGGGACGCGCCGCGCTGCTGGGCAGCCGGAACAAGGCCGCATGGGTCACGGGAACCAGCCTGCTCAGCCTCGCCAAGATCCTGGAAAACATGGAGATCGGCCACAACATCCTCCACGGCCAGTGGGACTGGATGCGCGATCCGGACATCCACTCCACCACGTGGGAATGGGACTTCGTGACCCCGGCGCGTTCGTGGCAGCACACCCACAACGACCTGCACCACCGCTGGACCAACGTGGTGGGCAAGGACAACGACGTCGGATACAACCTGCTGCGCATGGACGAGGACCAGCCCTGGACCCCCCGGGCCCTGGGCAACCCGCTCTACAACGCGATCCTGGCCCCAATTTTCGAATGGGGCATCGCGGTCTACGACCTGGAGCTCGTCGACTACAAGGAGGGCAGGAAGAGCAAGGAGGCCATGACCCGCGACCTCAAGGCCCTCGGCGTCAAGGCCCTAAAGCAGTTCACCAAGGACTACGCCGCCACCCCGGCCGTGGCCATGCTGACCGGCTCCGGCAAGCAGGCCCTGTTGGGAACACTCACGGCCAATGCGGTCCGCAATGTGTGGGCGCACGCGGTGATCTTCTGCGGCCACTTCCCCGAAGGGACGGACACGTTCACCGAGGAAATGGTCGAGGGCGAGACCCGTGGCGACTGGTACGTCCGGCAGATGATCGGCTCGGCCAACATCTCCGGCTCCAAGTTCATGCACATCATGACCGGGAACCTGTCCCACCAGATCGAACACCACCTGTTCCCGGACCTGCCGTCCAACCGGTACGGGGAAGTGGCCCCGAAGGTGCAGGAAATCTGCCGGCGCTACGGCCTGCCGTACACCACCGGGCCGCTGCTGAAGCAGGTGGGATCCTCGTGGGCGAAGGTCTTCAAGCTCGCCCTGCCGGGGAAGAAGGCCTAGCAGCCTTCTTCGGACAACTTCCTGTGGAAGGACCCGGGCGCCGGGCGGCGTTCTCTGGCAGAGTATGACCATGCTCACTGTTATCGGCGAGGGCCTCGTTGACGTGGTCCAGCGCAGCTCCGGAATCGAAGCCCATGTGGGCGGCAGCCCGCTCAACGTCGCCGTCGGGCTCGCCCGCCTGGGGCACCCGGTGCAGTTCGTTGGCCGGTACGGCCGGGACGCCTACGGTGAGTCGGTGGCCGCCCATCTGAGGGCGAGTTCCGTCATGCTCCCGCAGGCCCCGGACGGGCTGCCCACCAGCGTGGCCACCGCGCTGGTGGACGACGACGGCGCCGCCACCTACACGTTCGACCTCGCCTGGGAGCTCCCCGGCCTGGCGGAACGGCTGCCGTTCATGCTGCAGGGGACCACCCTGCTGCACACCGGCTCCATCGCCACCATGCTGGCGCCGGGCGCCGCGGAGGTGCTGGCTGCCGTCGAACATGCCCACCCGGCGTCGACGATCAGTTTTGACCCCAACTGCCGCCCCAGCATCATCACCGACGCGGATTACGCCCGCCGGCAGGCGGAAAAGTTCGTGACCCTCGCGGACATCGTCAAGGCCTCCGACGAGGACCTCGCCTGGCTCTACCCCGGCGTGGACCCGCTGGAGTCCGCACGCCGCTGGCTGCAGCTGGGCGGCTCTCAGGGGCCGGCCGTGGTGGTGGTGACGCGCGGCGCTGCCGGGCCGTGGGGGATCACCGCCGCGGGCGAGGCCGAGTTTGCCGCA
Proteins encoded:
- a CDS encoding LLM class flavin-dependent oxidoreductase produces the protein MPERTTAKAGGARQLHLNAFLMSTGHHEASWRLPESDSFAGTQVAHFQQLARTAERGTFDSIFFADSPVLHGDVRQRPYGTLEPTVLLSAIAAVTKRIGLIGTASTTYNDPYNLARRFASLDHISGGRAGWNVVTTAGEAAARNFSLEDQPAHWRRYERAAEFLDAARKLWDSWEDDAAVGDKAAGVWGDSSRVHAVNHTGRYFRIQGPLDVPRSPQGHPVIVQAGSSEDGKDFAARYAEAVFTAQQTLAEAQRFYAELKRKTAAVGRNPEHIKILPGIVPVIGSTEHEARRLEKQLDELIHPEHARKQLAGVLRVSPESLPLDAQLPEDLPSEDAIEGAKSRYTLIVELARRERLTVRQLIGRLGGGRGHRTFSGTPEQVADAIQEWFEKGAADGFNIMPPVLPSGLDAFVDHVIPILRSRGLFRQQYTGRTLREHYGLPRPASGFAPAESAEPAA
- a CDS encoding bile acid:sodium symporter family protein; its protein translation is MLEATKDPVTPPSATEADAAPLNPALAAEARIARVAVTVFPLLVLAAGVAGFLLPGAFKPLGPAVPYLLGIIMFCMGLTLTPPDFAAVARRPWAVVLGIVAHYVIMPGAGWAIATLLHLEPSLAVGLILVGCAPSGTASNVMAFLAKGDVALSVAVASVSTLIAPVVTPVLVLFLAGSFLTIDAGAMVLDIVKTVLLPVIAGLLARLFLKKLVAKALPALPWASAVVISLIVAVVVAGSASKIVAAGGIVFLAVVLHNGFGLGLGYLAGKLGRLDDKARRALAFEVGMQNSGLAATLATAHFTPLAALPSAVFSLWHNISGAIVAAWLARRPLQEQKPLQEQREA
- a CDS encoding GGDEF domain-containing protein, whose protein sequence is MILDTATLRIAFAAMALVLALLFYFSTFRSTRSPYSAWWCAALLLFLSGSASLLLNGTPQQIWANPLGNVLLVCGAASVWAGARSLRNLKHNLWLSVALPVIAGAAAALDAPASNVWAGGAVFLASMAVLIGLASHELWRLEPGYSRVRIPMAIAAGGVAVFYFCRLVVFLIQGQDGPVFVTYFGSAVTTMVTMVLLVVVSFSMAGLSTEQQTRALRTVATQDGLTGLLNRGAFLEAAAEELERSKAASSGGSLILADLDHFKSVNDTFGHAAGDLALRAFAQACSASVRSTDVAGRYGGEEFILLLPGAGPKSAEIIAGEISRRLAEQHIPEVLRMPTVSYGISTYNAKTADLDEVIAAADVALYEAKSQGRNRTVRG
- a CDS encoding NlpC/P60 family protein; this encodes MSFRFISGRRAAAILAASGLAFTGSVAANAANAPAQQAQAPAAAPATAGQTQTPLSAASSVKIEFERPAVKSAPAPVVAAPVVVEKPAAKPAVKTATAPAASVTAAPAAAPAKAAAAPAAPAPKVTIKAAAPAPKAPVKAAAGVNATMLASAYAQIGITQDCTAMVEKALGAAGIRVGDLAPMQFLSHGRVVSTPQPGDMIVQSGHVAIYAGGGKVISGGMNGINATMAHPLSWLTATGPVTFVRAA
- a CDS encoding SulP family inorganic anion transporter — protein: MKPEQLQSVRATLRSPRRLKTEALAGLVVALALIPEAIAFSVIAGVDPRIGLFASFTMAVTISFMGGRPAMISAATGAVALVIAPLMRSHGLDHLIAAVILAGVFQILLAVLGVTRLMRFIPRSVMVGFVNALAILVFMAQLPELIGVPWPVYPLAAVGLLIVIGFRRITTAVPSPLVAIVLLTVLAVVAGIDVPTVQDKGQLPESLPTLFIPNVPVTWETFQTIAPFSLSMALVGLLESLMTAKLVDDITDTRSNKTRESWGQGVANIVTGFLGGMGGCAVIGQTMINVKGSGARSRVSTFLAGVFLLVLVVTLGDIVGLIPMAALVAVMIFISAITFDWHSIAPATLKRMPKSETAVMLITVGTVVVTHNLAIGVGVGVLAAMAMFARRVAHFATVERTEVELNGLTMATYTVDGELFFASSNDLYTQFDYARDAEPDIHGVVIDLHASHLWDASTIAVLDAVTEKYRRHGREVELIGLNSASIQMRERLAGKLNATE
- a CDS encoding GTP pyrophosphokinase; the protein is MASNWDRLDVTQRDSVQENVELYERVRPALKLVTREVLQILRTMLKDTEVTPLFVTGRTKSVDSFREKISRTEEPLEPGGPRLLKFPDPFRTLNDMVGVRVITKLPAENALVANLIKRQRHLFDCRGDREKDIGSIESGTYGYSSRHLILRTIQNDVVKNYQQVFNPEVQPNGSYFFECQIRTVFAHAWSEIEHDIRFKAEDPRAWTPHFDRQFTATAAMLETVETAFADLHERYEEVRSYWDVDGEGAAQLTPNRIRDVWRTLLPHVDRKVDDDWGWAAELLAAHGLKQTVQLAGLLSANRITEVRRALDHRYSPGPDRLLDDLLLWQYGTKHIDLTAEAPDAVPHPRRDSLLRRLKQIERYRQTKK
- a CDS encoding alpha/beta hydrolase, whose protein sequence is MKRQKYHYGDHPSQWGELFLPETPASRNGKPPSPRGIVVVIHGGYWRSQYGAELGEPLAKDLAAHGIVAWNLEYRRAGNGGGWPRTFEDVLAGIDKLREVAGEHDLDLNRVVALGHSAGGHLAVWAAGRDRLAGLGAPDADRQVARNLNGEAVHLTGVVSQSGLLNLAQAEWHDLSNGAVSNFLGGSAERYPKRHKYADPMSAVPLTIPVYAVHGLEDDTVPVSQSEAYATAARAAGAPVQVVRVPGDHFALIDPKAPSYRKCRELVQELLLL
- a CDS encoding ferredoxin reductase, producing the protein MIRLRKLARAASVLTTPLAPEDILALFDPVFSARQLRGVVTKVVPETADSATIHFRPGRGWKAHKAGQWARIGVELDGVRHWRSYSLSAPAGEDPAITVSDMGAVSGVLVRNTRPGDILFLAPPQGDFVLPEHPRPLLMLTAGSGITPVMSMVRTLVPHRPDADVVLVHSARRPEDSIFREELSELADQFPNFRVTHWFTGERGRMDFGSAAGLDSLCPDWRRRAAYACGPEGFLDDAEALWAAEAAAHPKDSKSARAEGATGPFAADPVNLIIERFNTSLLGGEGHDGGLVTFEASDREVEADGDTPLLDVGEDAGVLMPSGCRMGICHSCLLPLRAGQVRDLRTGEVHGEPGQLIQTCVSAAAGPVNLEI